Proteins co-encoded in one Acidobacteriota bacterium genomic window:
- a CDS encoding polysaccharide biosynthesis tyrosine autokinase, with protein sequence MGPHIAQTPPSMGTPDSPTPSFSTAVTDTTLSEALITLRKRRWIVIVCVLISLVYGIYSAETQPHIYEAFGRIQVRSGSSNEYRVSAVQSQTVEGSKMLTEVAILQSDTLMVTVAREMDLANNPDFLGGPAPSPRAALDSPQVRQSVVHRLQSNLHITQVPKTDIIRISYSSLSPKLAADIVNKVISSYVQRSFETRFASTRRVSNWLSSQLDDLKQQVQTSQEQLMELQKRLGIVGFDPNHSQITASIEQLSKATNDARIARIIAESRYRMLNGMDPNSIEGSIDTVPGTTPGELTTLRGQLATARAAYAQMESTLGPNHPQAKAQRAQIDELTREINVEQNRLLLQAKQVYLAARTNEDQTAAALEAQKTEAYKLRDDLVEYTLRQREFESNRNLYENLLQRLRTADVQAGLESLEIDVVDQALLPAAPVLRPQSTIILTALIFGVLAGIILAFLMESLDTGMRSVAEIESITELPSLAIIPRSRRGSGGDHAGMSTAMRNIGSLSQPKSQFAEAFRSLRTALLLSTAGHPPKFILLTSATPSEGKTTAASNLACVLAQGDARVLLIDADLRRPNVHHRFGLNGRVGLTTLLTGATTLEQSIQKIPDVPNLDVLVSGPVPPFPTEMLSSEAMDKLFEHCGQIYTHIILDSPPILSVTDGVVLARRTDAVILIVRHGKSSKHIVRRARDLLLRSGAPITGIVLNAVDLSSPEYYGYYGYSEYGYSGAEAGSWQSRESASDTVKKGRDAES encoded by the coding sequence ATGGGTCCGCATATCGCGCAGACACCGCCCTCAATGGGCACGCCTGACTCCCCGACCCCGTCTTTCAGCACGGCGGTTACAGACACGACGCTTTCTGAAGCCCTTATTACACTCAGAAAGCGCCGGTGGATCGTTATCGTCTGCGTATTGATATCGCTGGTATACGGAATCTACTCCGCCGAGACGCAGCCTCACATCTACGAAGCCTTCGGCCGTATCCAGGTGCGCTCCGGCTCCTCGAACGAGTACCGGGTCAGCGCAGTGCAGAGCCAGACGGTTGAAGGCTCCAAAATGCTGACCGAGGTCGCTATTCTGCAAAGCGACACGCTGATGGTGACGGTTGCCCGCGAGATGGACCTGGCCAATAATCCCGACTTCCTTGGAGGCCCGGCGCCATCCCCTCGCGCAGCCCTCGACAGCCCGCAGGTACGGCAAAGCGTGGTTCACAGATTGCAAAGCAACCTGCATATCACGCAGGTGCCGAAAACCGACATCATTCGTATCAGCTATAGCTCGCTAAGCCCCAAACTCGCCGCCGATATCGTCAACAAAGTTATCTCGTCGTATGTTCAGCGAAGCTTCGAGACCCGGTTTGCCTCAACCCGTCGAGTCTCCAACTGGCTTTCCAGTCAGCTTGACGATCTCAAGCAGCAGGTCCAAACCTCGCAGGAACAACTGATGGAGCTTCAGAAACGGCTTGGTATCGTAGGATTCGATCCGAACCATAGCCAGATCACTGCTTCCATCGAACAACTCTCCAAGGCGACCAACGATGCGCGGATAGCCCGCATCATCGCCGAGTCGCGTTACCGCATGCTGAACGGCATGGATCCTAACTCCATCGAGGGATCGATCGATACGGTGCCTGGAACTACTCCCGGCGAATTGACTACGCTGCGCGGTCAGCTTGCCACAGCCCGCGCCGCTTATGCCCAGATGGAATCGACCCTCGGGCCAAACCATCCACAGGCCAAGGCTCAAAGGGCTCAAATCGACGAACTGACGCGCGAGATCAACGTCGAGCAAAACCGCCTTCTCTTGCAGGCAAAACAGGTGTATCTTGCCGCACGAACCAACGAAGATCAAACCGCTGCCGCACTTGAAGCGCAAAAAACCGAAGCCTATAAGCTACGGGACGACCTGGTGGAATACACCCTCCGCCAGCGTGAATTCGAATCCAATCGGAACCTGTACGAAAACCTTCTCCAGAGGCTCCGCACGGCCGATGTGCAGGCAGGCCTTGAATCGCTTGAAATCGATGTGGTCGACCAGGCGTTGCTTCCAGCAGCCCCTGTACTCAGACCGCAATCGACCATTATTCTTACGGCGCTGATCTTCGGTGTGCTCGCCGGCATCATCCTGGCCTTCCTGATGGAAAGCCTCGATACCGGGATGCGCAGCGTCGCTGAAATCGAAAGCATTACGGAGCTTCCCTCGCTTGCCATCATCCCCCGATCGCGGCGCGGCAGCGGCGGCGATCACGCCGGCATGTCCACCGCGATGCGCAATATCGGCTCTCTTTCGCAGCCCAAATCCCAGTTCGCGGAGGCCTTCCGTTCGCTTCGGACTGCGCTTCTGCTCTCAACAGCAGGACATCCCCCCAAATTCATCCTTCTTACCAGCGCAACGCCATCGGAAGGAAAAACAACCGCCGCAAGCAATCTCGCCTGCGTCCTGGCACAAGGCGATGCGCGCGTCCTTCTGATCGATGCCGACCTCAGACGTCCAAATGTTCATCACCGCTTTGGACTGAATGGACGTGTCGGACTAACGACACTTCTCACCGGGGCCACTACCCTCGAACAGTCCATTCAGAAGATCCCCGACGTCCCCAATCTCGACGTCCTCGTCAGCGGCCCAGTCCCTCCTTTCCCCACCGAGATGCTTAGCTCCGAGGCAATGGACAAGCTGTTTGAGCATTGCGGGCAGATTTATACGCACATCATTCTCGATTCGCCTCCGATCCTGTCCGTTACCGATGGTGTCGTACTGGCGCGCCGGACGGACGCTGTCATCCTGATCGTTCGCCACGGCAAATCGAGCAAGCACATCGTACGCCGTGCGCGGGACCTTCTCCTGCGTTCCGGCGCTCCCATCACTGGCATCGTCCTGAATGCTGTCGACCTCAGTTCTCCGGAATACTATGGCTACTACGGATATTCCGAGTACGGCTATTCAGGGGCCGAAGCGGGAAGCTGGCAATCGCGGGAGTCCGCATCTGACACCGTAAAAAAAGGAAGGGACGCGGAATCGTGA